From one Mytilus edulis chromosome 1, xbMytEdul2.2, whole genome shotgun sequence genomic stretch:
- the LOC139523432 gene encoding uncharacterized protein: MDQLKPPIALRIEGNVSENWRKWKQKFQFYLDATEFNEKAEKLQCSLLLHCIGEDAVENQTYERYKFHTCSQSEGENIDHYATELKNRAKTCEFGQLCDSFVRDRIVCGILSDNVRERLLRIPDLTLAKSIDICRASEVSKQQLKSITEDEKTVHAMRKDYKSGHKPKVKQQYRDYRKDNQKGQKYDCKKCGMQHLPRSCPAYGKMCNQCKKPNHFKKMCKNRRINAIEEESDSEDELYIGCIENQKKSENSWMIDLNLNGKNQKFKLDTGAQANVIPYKVLKLVKGDTKIVPSKTRLVTYSGEKMDVLGKCHINVSHKDKIERMEFNCSC; the protein is encoded by the exons ATGGATCAACTGAAACCACCCATAGCCTTAAGAATAGAGGGAAATGTTTCCGAGAATTGgagaaaatggaaacaaaaattcCAGTTTTACTTGGACGCTACTGAGTTCAATGAAAAGGCAGAAAAGTTACAATGCTCGCTGTTACTTCATTGTATTGGAGAAGATGCCGTGGAA AACCAGACTTACGAACGATACAAATTCCACACGTGTTCGCAAAGTGAAGGAGAAAATATAGACCACTATGCCACAGAGCTAAAAAACAGAGCCAAAACATGTGAATTTGGACAGTTATGCGACAGTTTTGTAAGAGACAGGATAGTATGTGGTATACTAAGTGACAATGTTCGCGAAAGATTACTAAGAATTCCAGACTTGACACTCGCAAAGTCAATAGATATATGCCGCGCATCGGAAGTttcaaaacaacaattaaaatctATAACAGAAGATGAAAAAACAGTTCACGCAATGAGGAAAGACTACAAATCAGGACACAAACCAAAAGTGAAACAACAATACAGAGATTATAGAAAAGACAACCAAAAAGGCCAGAAATACGATTGCAAGAAATGCGGAATGCAACATCTACCTAGAAGTTGTCCAGCTTACGGAAAAATGTGTAACCAGTGCAAAAAGCCGAATCATTTTAAGAAAATGTGCAAAAACAGAAGAATAAATGCTATTGAAGAAGAAAGCGACAGCGAAGACGAATTATACATTGGATGTattgaaaatcaaaagaaaagtgAAAATTCTTGgatgattgatttaaatttgaaTGGAAAAAATCAGAAGTTCAAATTGGATACGGGTGCGCAAGCAAATGTAATTCCGTACAAAGTATTGAAATTAGTGAAAGGAGATACCAAAATTGTTCCAAGCAAAACCAGATTAGTCACATATTCAGGTGAAAAAATGGATGTGCTAGGGAAATGTCACATAAATGTATCTCACAAAGATAAAATTGAAAGAATGGAATTTAATTGCAGTTGTTAA